In Lonchura striata isolate bLonStr1 chromosome 32, bLonStr1.mat, whole genome shotgun sequence, a single window of DNA contains:
- the CHMP7 gene encoding charged multivesicular body protein 7 isoform X2: MCSPGEAPPGPAPAGDLPPEWETDDERMAFLFSAFKQSREVNSTEWDSKMAFWVGLVLARGRRRGAVRTCLRELQNGFERRGSVPLGLGTVLRELLRRGKLQRESDFMASVDSSWISWGVGVFILKPLKWTLSSVLGDSKIPEEEEVLIYVELLQEKAEEVYRLYQSSALSSHPVVALSELRSLCAGLCPDERTFYLLLLQLQKEKRVTILEQNGEKIVKFARGLHAKVSPMNDVDIGVYQLMQSEQLLSQKVESLSQEAEKCKEDARSACRAGKKQLALRCLKSKRRTERRIEELHSKLDAVQGILDRIYASQTDQMVFNAYQAGVGALKLSMKDVTVERAENLVDQIQELCDTQDEVAQTLAGVGINGLEMDSEELEKELDSLLQDSSKDSLDLPPVPQKVLSASISDAELEAELEQLSVSAGDLAQKTPSASSEPKTALGLSL, encoded by the exons ATGTGCAGCCCGGGCGAGGCTCCCCCTGGGCCGGCCCCGGCCGGGGACCTGCCCCCGGAGTGGGAGACGGATGACGAGCGCATGGCCTTCCTGTTCTCGGCCTTCAAGCAGAGCCGCGAGGTGAACAGCACCGAGTGGGACAGCAAGATGGCCTTTTGGGTCGGGCTGGTTCTGGcccgcggccggcggcggggcgcggtGAGGACGTGcctgagggagctgcagaacgGCTTCGAGCGGCGGGGCAGCGTGCCCCTGGGGCTCGGCACCGTCctcagggagctgctgag ACGTGGGAAGCTCCAGAGGGAGTCGGACTTCATGGCCAGTGTAGACAGCAGCTGGATCTCATGGGGTGTGGGAGTTTTCATCCTGAAGCCCCTCAAGTGGACCCTGTCCAGCGTCCTGGGGGACAGCAAAAttcctgaggaggaggaggttcTGATTTacgtggagctgctgcag gagaaggcagaggaaGTTTATCGCCTCTACCAGAGCTCTGCCCTCTCTTCCCACCCCGTGGTCGCCCTCTCCGAGCTCCGCTCCCTCTGCGCCGGCCTCTGCCCAGATGAAAGGACCTTCTacttgctgctgctccagctgcagaaggAGAAGAGGGTCACCATCCTGGAACAGAATGGAGAGAAG ATTGTGAAGTTTGCCCGAGGCCTCCACGCCAAGGTGTCCCCCATGAATGATGTGGACATTGGAGTTTATCAGCTGATGcagagtgagcagctgctgtcaCAGAAGGTGGAGTCCCTTTCCCAGGAAGCAGAGAA GTGTAAAGAGGACGCCAGGAGTGcttgcagggctgggaagaagCAGCTG GCCCTGAGGTGCCTCAAGTCCAAGCGGAGGACGGAGCGGCGCATCGAGGAGCTGCACTCCAAGCTGGATGCGGTGCAGGGAATCCTGGATCGGATCTACGCCTCCCAGACCGACCAGATG GTTTTCAATGCCTACCAGGCTGGAGTGGGAGCTCTGAAGCTTTCCATGAAGGATGTGACTGTGGAGAGGGCAGAGAACCTGGTGGATCAGATCCAAGAG CTTTGTGACACTCAAGATGAAGTGGCCCAGACTCTGGCTGGAGTGGGGATCAATGGTCTGG AGATGGACtctgaggagctggagaaggagctggacAGTCTCCTGCAGGACTCCAGCAAGGATTCCCTGGATCTGCCTCCCGTTCCCCAGAAGGTGCTGAGTGCCTCCATCTCCGATGCCGAGCTGgaagctgagctggagcagctctctgtgtctgctggag
- the CHMP7 gene encoding charged multivesicular body protein 7 isoform X1: protein MCSPGEAPPGPAPAGDLPPEWETDDERMAFLFSAFKQSREVNSTEWDSKMAFWVGLVLARGRRRGAVRTCLRELQNGFERRGSVPLGLGTVLRELLRRGKLQRESDFMASVDSSWISWGVGVFILKPLKWTLSSVLGDSKIPEEEEVLIYVELLQEKAEEVYRLYQSSALSSHPVVALSELRSLCAGLCPDERTFYLLLLQLQKEKRVTILEQNGEKIVKFARGLHAKVSPMNDVDIGVYQLMQSEQLLSQKVESLSQEAEKCKEDARSACRAGKKQLALRCLKSKRRTERRIEELHSKLDAVQGILDRIYASQTDQMVFNAYQAGVGALKLSMKDVTVERAENLVDQIQELCDTQDEVAQTLAGVGINGLAEMDSEELEKELDSLLQDSSKDSLDLPPVPQKVLSASISDAELEAELEQLSVSAGDLAQKTPSASSEPKTALGLSL, encoded by the exons ATGTGCAGCCCGGGCGAGGCTCCCCCTGGGCCGGCCCCGGCCGGGGACCTGCCCCCGGAGTGGGAGACGGATGACGAGCGCATGGCCTTCCTGTTCTCGGCCTTCAAGCAGAGCCGCGAGGTGAACAGCACCGAGTGGGACAGCAAGATGGCCTTTTGGGTCGGGCTGGTTCTGGcccgcggccggcggcggggcgcggtGAGGACGTGcctgagggagctgcagaacgGCTTCGAGCGGCGGGGCAGCGTGCCCCTGGGGCTCGGCACCGTCctcagggagctgctgag ACGTGGGAAGCTCCAGAGGGAGTCGGACTTCATGGCCAGTGTAGACAGCAGCTGGATCTCATGGGGTGTGGGAGTTTTCATCCTGAAGCCCCTCAAGTGGACCCTGTCCAGCGTCCTGGGGGACAGCAAAAttcctgaggaggaggaggttcTGATTTacgtggagctgctgcag gagaaggcagaggaaGTTTATCGCCTCTACCAGAGCTCTGCCCTCTCTTCCCACCCCGTGGTCGCCCTCTCCGAGCTCCGCTCCCTCTGCGCCGGCCTCTGCCCAGATGAAAGGACCTTCTacttgctgctgctccagctgcagaaggAGAAGAGGGTCACCATCCTGGAACAGAATGGAGAGAAG ATTGTGAAGTTTGCCCGAGGCCTCCACGCCAAGGTGTCCCCCATGAATGATGTGGACATTGGAGTTTATCAGCTGATGcagagtgagcagctgctgtcaCAGAAGGTGGAGTCCCTTTCCCAGGAAGCAGAGAA GTGTAAAGAGGACGCCAGGAGTGcttgcagggctgggaagaagCAGCTG GCCCTGAGGTGCCTCAAGTCCAAGCGGAGGACGGAGCGGCGCATCGAGGAGCTGCACTCCAAGCTGGATGCGGTGCAGGGAATCCTGGATCGGATCTACGCCTCCCAGACCGACCAGATG GTTTTCAATGCCTACCAGGCTGGAGTGGGAGCTCTGAAGCTTTCCATGAAGGATGTGACTGTGGAGAGGGCAGAGAACCTGGTGGATCAGATCCAAGAG CTTTGTGACACTCAAGATGAAGTGGCCCAGACTCTGGCTGGAGTGGGGATCAATGGTCTGG CAGAGATGGACtctgaggagctggagaaggagctggacAGTCTCCTGCAGGACTCCAGCAAGGATTCCCTGGATCTGCCTCCCGTTCCCCAGAAGGTGCTGAGTGCCTCCATCTCCGATGCCGAGCTGgaagctgagctggagcagctctctgtgtctgctggag